Proteins encoded by one window of Oxyura jamaicensis isolate SHBP4307 breed ruddy duck chromosome 20 unlocalized genomic scaffold, BPBGC_Ojam_1.0 oxy20_random_OJ106590, whole genome shotgun sequence:
- the LOC118158156 gene encoding vesicular inhibitory amino acid transporter, which yields MATLLRSKLSNVATSVSNKSQAKMSGMFARMGFQAATDEEAVGFAHCDDLDMEHRQGLQMDILKGEGGEEGGETPLEGDIHYQRDGTGPLPPSASKDAGVCSELSGQGKPKITAWEAGWNVTNAIQGMFVLGLPYAILHGGYLGLFLIIFAAVVCCYTGKILIACLYEENEDGEIVRVRDSYVDIANACCAPRFPTLGGRIVNVAQIIELVMTCILYVVVSGNLMYNSFPNLPVSQKSWSIIATAVLLPCAFLKNLKAVSKFSLLCTLAHFVINILVIAYCLSRARDWAWDKVKFYIDVKKFPISIGIIVFSYTSQIFLPSLEGNMQNPKEFHCMMNWTHIAACILKGLFALVAYLTWADETKEVITDNLPSTIRAVVNIFLVAKALLSYPLPFFAAVEVLERSLFQDGNRAFFPNCYGGDGRLKSWGLTLRCALVVFTLLMAIYVPHFALLMGLTGSLTGAGLCFLLPSLFHLKLLWRKLLWHHVFFDVAIFVIGGICSVSGFIHSLEGLIEAFRTNAED from the exons ATGGCCACGCTCCTCCGCAGCAAGCTTTCCAACGTGGCCACCTCCGTGTCCAACAAGTCCCAGGCGAAGATGAGCGGCATGTTCGCCAGGATGGGCTTCCAGGCGGCCACCGACGAAGAGGCGGTGGGCTTCGCCCACTGCGACGACCTGGACATGGAGCACCGGCAGGGGCTGCAGATGGACATCCTCAAGGGCGAGGGAGGCGAGGAGGGCGGCGAGACGCCCCTGGAGGGGGACATCCACTACCAGAGGGACGGCACCGGCCCCCTGCCGCCCTCCGCCTCCAAGGACGCGGGGGTCTGCTCCGAGCTCTCCGGGCAGGGCAAGCCCAAGATCACGGCGTGGGAGGCTGGCTGGAATGTCACCAACGCCATCCAG GGGATGTTTGTTCTGGGCCTGCCCTATGCCATCCTTCATGGTGGATACCTAGGActctttttaatcattttcgCTGCGGTGGTTTGCTGCTACACTGGGAAAATCCTTATTGCCTGTCTTTATGAAGAGAATGAGGATGGGGAGATAGTCAGGGTGAGAGACTCCTACGTGGACATAGCCAACGCGTGCTGTGCGCCCCGCTTCCCCACGCTCGGAGGCAGAATTGTGAACGTGGCTCAGATCATTGAACTGGTCATGACCTGCATCCTCTATGTGGTGGTCAGTGGGAACCTGATGTACAACAGCTTCCCCAACCTGCCTGTCTCCCAGAAGTCGTGGTCCATCATTGCCACGGCCGTGCTCCTGCCTTGCGCGTTCTTGAAGAATCTCAAGGCAGTCTCCAAGTTCAGCTTGCTCTGCACATTGGCCCACTTTGTGATCAACATCCTGGTGATCGCCTACTGCCTCTCCAGGGCACGCGACTGGGCATGGGACAAAGTCAAGTTTTACATTGATGTGAAGAAATTCCCCATCTCCATTGGCATCATTGTCTTCAGCTACACCTCTCAGatctttctgccttccttggAGGGGAACATGCAGAACCCCAAGGAGTTCCATTGCATGATGAACTGGACTCACATAGCAGCTTGCATCCTTAAGGGACTCTTTGCCTTGGTCGCCTATCTGACCTGGGCTGATGAGACCAAGGAGGTCATCACAGACAACTTGCCATCCACCATTAGGGCAGTAGTCAACATCTTCTTGGTGGCCAAAGCCTTGCTCTCCTACCCCCTGCCGTTCTTTGCAGCTGTGGAAGTCCTGGAGCGATCCCTTTTCCAGGATGGAAACAGGGCGTTCTTCCCCAACTGCTACGGGGGCGATGGGCGGCTCAAGTCCTGGGGACTCACCCTCAGATGTGCCCTGGTAGTCTTCACCCTGCTCATGGCCATCTATGTCCCGCATTTTGCCCTCCTGATGGGTCTTACTGGGAGCCTCACAGGCGCAGGgctctgcttcctgctcccCAGTCTTTTCCACCTCAAACTCTTGTGGAGGAAGCTCTTGTGGCACCATGTCTTCTTTGACGTCGCCATTTTCGTTATAGGTGGTATCTGCAGCGTCTCGGGGTTCATCCACTCTTTGGAAGGCCTCATAGAGGCCTTCAGAACCAACGCGGAAGACTAA